AGACTTGCCCTTTTTGAACCGAACATCATTGTTGCCGACCTTGGTTTGGGCTTGGGATTGTGTTGGGTAGACGGAGGATGCATAGGAGGCGCTATAACATCTGAGATCTTGCATGTTACTGACACCGGACGATGAAGTGGGACCCATATCTCCGGCACCAACAGAGAACGCAACCCAGTCCCAGATGAGAGAAATGAAGTATATgcagaaaattatataaatttggaCATATATTACCTCTTCTTCACCGTCTTCATCCTCGTCATCGTTTTCCTCCTCGTCGTCGTCGTCATCGTCATCGTCATCTCCGCCTTCACCATCGTCATCGTCGTCTCCGCCTTCACCATCGTCATCTTCATCGTCATCCTCGTCGTCGTCCGCCGACTGAACCGGTGGCCCTCTGGAGGATTGTAAGACCTGAACCTCGTCGTCTTCGTCGTCCTCGCCCCCCTCATCAGTCATCATCGTCTTCGTAGTCTTCGTCGTCCTCATCTTTCGGGAGAATAGGGGTGGGGGAATCGGGAGATTGGAGTTTGGAGAATGTGGAAAATGGGATGGAGGGGTTCGGCGAAAGGTATGGAGGGGGTTGGGGTGCTGGCCTgctgggttgggttgggttgggttgggctgggttgggttgggttcggtttttcggtttgatcggttatttaacatgtttaaaccgaaccgaaccaaaaaccgaataattttaaatctactaaccgaaccaaaccgatcttTCCGACTAACCAAACCGATAAACCGaatttaatcggttcggttcggtttttcggtttagaCCGAGAATTGCTCAGCCctaaatatgcctacttgggagctggaaatacacttccagtaattatttctaaccagttaagccaagaagaagaggaaaagctccttgatgtgttgaggaagcataaagaagcaattgggtggaccttggaggacataaaaggcacctcaagaccattcggtggaggctcatctcaccagaatcaaagacagaatgcaaaggatggagcacctattggacctgctggtggaccattttctgccccagcaccgtgacagatagcgatttacccagtgatttgcccagtgcttgcccaaatcactggccaaatcacccacaggccaggaagtccctttccctttctttccttaaattttttttttatatatatatgcttacacattgaggacaatgtttgtcataggtgtgggggtattacTAGGTTAAATTTTGCATTGATTTACAttgattccatcatcttttgctttctacttgtgtctttttgtttctttttacatctttttgccccatgaCATACACCACACATTTTTTttcttgcacacacacacataattttgtcttagcttttgctctactcaacatagataacaaggttaaaagagtttctttatctcatgaccccattgatttgccacccctttaagcttaaattgaatcattcacaatatgttaccttcacttagggagtttttctcttgaattgaatcctcaaatttgctaaggtcaagggaaataaaaatacaaatacatgcaaatacaaagttagtgtaactccctatgagctgatttgcccaaactatcataaaaaaaccagcataaagcacaaatcataaacttgttccaatggtttaagactatgaactgagcctaatagccacttggagaagtgactgactgagtaactgggggtgtatcacccatgtacacaatcgcgtaaaaaggttagtgactttttcaggcaaggataagaataagtgttgctgaaaataaaaataaaaataaaaaggaagaaagaagaaaaggggcaagtcactcctaggggctgcactaaacctaacataaaagaataagcatgattgagtcaaaaacctttctcttaaccatggtaggtgaaaggaaacaaggaaaggagaggacgaccttggtgcatgtactctatactgtgatacttcagcttaggagtctagggggggctgattaagtggtacttaggctcaaaggaaaaaggaacttgattaactaagttatttgttgcttgaggacaagcaaaaagctaggtgtgggggtatttgatcaagcataaattagccgcatttttattatcctttttattgcttatttacacattttttagtttaatttatgatttttatcttgtttttacagaaaaggaagaaattggaaaattggagaaaaagtgcagaaaattgactgaaaagtgattgggtcagtgatttgcccaaaacactcaaatcaccgggcaaatcactttgacagcagaaacctggaggcaataggcagaagtgatatgggcagtgatttgtccaagacactcgaagacactggccaaatcactcgcagaagacagagagcagaaaactggactgactcacagaaaagtgattgggtcagtgatttgcccaatcacttgaagaaactggtcaaataaCCGGGCAAAttactttgacagcagaaactgacagcagagcgggaaattgggcagaaaacagaaatccgaatttttagatgtccaaatccaacccaatcactaccaacataaaaccaagaaccacgaaagagcttctcatccaaggaattccaattgcaattaaattcaacatcaaaagaggagtcaaacaccaaatcaaaaagggatttcaaaaccctagatagatagaattcttcagcta
This Manihot esculenta cultivar AM560-2 chromosome 6, M.esculenta_v8, whole genome shotgun sequence DNA region includes the following protein-coding sequences:
- the LOC110623441 gene encoding nucleoplasmin-like protein ANO39 isoform X2, which encodes MRTTKTTKTMMTDEGGEDDEDDEVQVLQSSRGPPVQSADDDEDDDEDDDGEGGDDDDDGEGGDDDDDDDDDEEENDDEDEDGEEEIWVPLHRPVSVTCKISDVIAPPMHPPSTQHNPKPKPRSATMMFGSKRASLQVGLFLRAGVSMIRSCNERSESLAIRFTV
- the LOC110623441 gene encoding rRNA biogenesis protein rrp36-like isoform X1 — translated: MRTTKTTKTMMTDEGGEDDEDDEVQVLQSSRGPPVQSADDDEDDDEDDDGEGGDDDDDGEGGDDDDDDDDDEEENDDEDEDGEEEVIYVQIYIIFCIYFISLIWDWVAFSVGAGDMGPTSSSGVSNMQDLRCYSASYASSVYPTQSQAQTKVGNNDVRFKKGKSASGSVSKSWSFNDPELQRKKRVASYKVYSVEGKVKGSFRKSFRWLKDR